Below is a genomic region from Rhodococcus sp. WMMA185.
CCCGTTCGCGACCATCGAACCCAACGTCGGACTGGTCGAACTGCCCGATCCGCGGCTGTCCAAGCTCGCCGACATATTCAGCTCTGCGCGCATCCTGCCTGCAACGGTGTCGTTCGTCGACATCGCCGGCATCGTCAAGGGCGCTTCCGAGGGGGCGGGCCTGGGCAACAAGTTCCTGGCCAACATTCGAGAGGCCGACGCGATCTGCCAGGTAGTTCGCGTGTTCAATGACGACGACGTCGTGCACGTCGACGGTCGCGTGGACCCGGCGTCCGACATCGAGGTGATCGAGACAGAGCTCGTCATCGCCGATATGCAGACGCTGGAGAAGGCGCTTCCGCGGCTCGAGAAGGAAGCGAAGAAGAACAAAGAACTCAAGCCCACGCACGACGAGGCATTGAAGGCGCAGGAGGTTCTCAACGAGGGTAAGACCCTGTTCAGCGCGAAGGACAAGCTGGACTTCGGGTTGCTGCGGGAGCTGAGCCTGCTCACCACCAAGCCGTTCCTCTACGTCTTCAACGCCGACGAGTCGGTCCTCACCGACGAGGCGAAGGTCGCCGAGCTTCGGGCCTCCGTGGCCCCCGCGGATGCGGTGTTCCTCGATGCGAAGGTCGAGCAAGAGCTACTCGAGCTCGACGAGGAGGACCGGCAGGAGATGCTCGACTCGATCGGTCAGAGCGAGCCCGGGCTGCACGCCCTTGCCCGTACCGGCTTCCACACCCTCGGGCTGCAGACCTACCTGACCGCAGGCCCCAAGGAAGCCCGGGCCTGGACCATCCACAAGGGCGATACCGCCCCGCAGGCCGCCGGCGTCATCCACACCGACTTCGAGCGCGGCTTCATCAAGGCCGAGATCGTGTCCTTCGGCGACCTCGTCGATGCCGGCTCGATGGCCGCCGCCAAGGCGGCGGGCAAGGTACGCATGGAGGGCAAGGACTACATCATGGCTGACGGCGACGTGGTGGAGTTCCGGTTCAACGTGTAGAGGCCCTGGTCAACTGCTTATTCTTGGCTCTCGGTAAGGCTGCGGAGGGTAGTGCTCACGGAATGCCGCCGTCAGCCCGATGCGCGGGTCGCTGAGCGAACAGTGGTGACAAACCCGGAGCTGCGCCCTCGCTAAGCAAGGTATGGTCCGCGCCCTGGCCTTTGATCCAGAGGAACATGCCCCGTCGGCGCTGGTTAGTCTCCTTGAATAGTCCAATCCGGCTCCTGGGAAACCGCCGGAATCCGGCTCGCGTGTAGGCAGGGGACCCAATCGTCGTTATTGTCCCTCTGGGAAGAAAGTCTGATTTGCGAGGTTCTCGACGCATAGAACCATCACTTCCCGGCCAGTCTCAACATCACCGACGAAAGAGGAACCGTTGAAGAAGTCAGTTCGTGCCACTGTGACGGCAGTGGTTGCCGCCCCGCTCCTCGCTGCCGCGTTCGCGACGCCGGCCAGCGCGGCAGACGGTGGGAACGTCACCGTCGACCCTATGGTTATCCAGGTCAGCGACGATCAGGACGGTCCTGACGGTTCCTGCCCCGACCAGAGCTCGCCCACCGGTTCAACGGGCTCGACCAGCGCATTTGAGTCGATGGATGTGCTCATGGGGTCACTGGAGTCGCCAATGGAGTCAGTGGAGTCACTGGGGTCACTGGGGTCAATCTTGAGTCCCCTCCTCTTTGGGGGGTCCGTCGCGGGATATGCCCTTACCTTTTATGGGATGAGCGTCGAGACCCCCTTCCCGATGCCCTGCTTCCCAATCCCTGAGGACTAACCGAGTGGTCTATGAGTCGGACTCAGACCAGGGGTGTCCACAGTGCGTGCGCCCTCCAGGGGTAGGGGTTCGAAATCGCTGCAGTTCACCAGGACGACCACTCCGCCCGGTCCCTGCTTCTCTCTCCCGGGCTGAGGGGGTCGCGCCCGCGCATGCGGACATAGGGGTGTTCGGTCGAAACAGGGCCCAAAACAGCCCGTTCTTGGACGAAAAACGGCGCTCATACCGTGGACACCTGGCCGAAGCCGATCGGTATTCGGCGGTATTCGGCGTAGGGGTCTGCGTGGTCATCGTGCCCACGTTTTGAGCCATCATCTTGCTGACGTCGATATCATGATCGACCTCAGGGGCGCCGGATGTTCCTCTCGGTACGCAGAGAGCACGCAGTAGATCAGATTCGCCCCATACCCAGCCAGCAATCCGAACGGTGGAACATGCAGATAGAGTGCATTTCTCAACAACTGTCAGCTTCAACAAACGCCCAGCACTGAATTCCGGTTCCACGTGTAGTGGGGCTCAGGGCGAGGTAACGAGAAAGGTCCGATGTGCACGCTCTCCGCCGATACTCACCGCTTGCAGCGGTCTTCGCTGCCGCTACTCTGATGGCCGGATGCACCTCGACCGTAGAGGACATACCGCGCACGTCCGCGACTCCAACGCCGGTCAATCCCGCTCAGGTCGCGGGTGTTCCGCTTCCCGAGGGTGCGGTCGCGGATGCTGTCGCCCAACTCGATCGGCGAGTCGAGGAACTGATGGATTCCTCCGGTATCCCGGGTATGGCCGTCGCCGTCGTGCACGCTGGAGCGACCGTGTACGCGAAAGGGTTCGGAGTCCGCGAGGTCGGATCTTCGGAGAAGGTGACCGCCGACACGGTATTCCAGTTGGCATCCCTATCGAAACCGATCGGTGCGACCGTCGTCGCGCATCAGGTCGGAAAGGGGATCGTCGACTGGGGCACCCCAGTCGCCGAGAAGGTGCCCGGGTTCTCGCTCGCCGACCCGGATACGACCGAGAACGTCACCGTCGGCGACCTGTACGCACATCGCTCCGGGCTCCCCGGTCACGCCGGCGACATACTCGAGGGTCTGGGCTACGACCGGCAACAGATCCTCGAGCGGTTGCGTCTGCTCCCGATCAACCCGTTCCGGAACTCATACGCGTACACCAACTTCGGCCTCACGGCGGCTGCCGAGGCCGTGGCGAACGCGTCGGGCACCGATTGGGCGACCCTGTCGCAGCAGGCACTC
It encodes:
- the ychF gene encoding redox-regulated ATPase YchF translates to MSLTLGIVGLPNVGKSTLFNALTNNDVLAANYPFATIEPNVGLVELPDPRLSKLADIFSSARILPATVSFVDIAGIVKGASEGAGLGNKFLANIREADAICQVVRVFNDDDVVHVDGRVDPASDIEVIETELVIADMQTLEKALPRLEKEAKKNKELKPTHDEALKAQEVLNEGKTLFSAKDKLDFGLLRELSLLTTKPFLYVFNADESVLTDEAKVAELRASVAPADAVFLDAKVEQELLELDEEDRQEMLDSIGQSEPGLHALARTGFHTLGLQTYLTAGPKEARAWTIHKGDTAPQAAGVIHTDFERGFIKAEIVSFGDLVDAGSMAAAKAAGKVRMEGKDYIMADGDVVEFRFNV